One stretch of Pararhizobium qamdonense DNA includes these proteins:
- a CDS encoding invasion associated locus B family protein, translated as MFVRKLNLALALVLAFAGVASAQSPTRIQQFNAWGAYSYQAGAGKVCYVLSVPKEKSPANVDHGDIFFLVSQRPGQNISYEPQAMMGYPLQENSKVTVTIDAKNFTMFTKGNSAWVENAAEEPALVAAMKTGKAMSIAAKSRKGTPTAYSYSLSGISAALKQIENCK; from the coding sequence ATGTTTGTAAGAAAGCTCAACCTCGCACTCGCACTCGTGCTGGCATTTGCCGGCGTTGCTTCGGCCCAGTCGCCGACCCGCATTCAGCAGTTCAATGCCTGGGGCGCCTATTCCTATCAGGCCGGCGCCGGCAAGGTCTGCTATGTGCTGTCGGTTCCGAAGGAAAAGAGCCCGGCCAATGTCGATCACGGCGATATCTTCTTCCTCGTGTCGCAGCGTCCCGGCCAGAACATTTCCTACGAACCGCAGGCGATGATGGGCTATCCGCTGCAGGAAAACTCCAAGGTTACCGTCACCATCGACGCGAAGAACTTCACGATGTTCACCAAGGGCAACTCCGCCTGGGTGGAGAACGCTGCGGAAGAACCGGCCCTGGTTGCCGCAATGAAGACCGGCAAGGCGATGTCGATTGCCGCAAAGTCCCGCAAGGGCACGCCGACGGCCTATTCCTATTCGCTCTCGGGCATTTCGGCTGCACTGAAGCAGATCGAAAACTGCAAGTAA
- a CDS encoding low molecular weight protein-tyrosine-phosphatase, translated as MKPVRILFVCLGNICRSPLAEGILRHVAGDIPVDVDSAGTGGWHIGNPPDRRSIAVALKHGIDIASERCRKVHPGDFDAFDLIFAMDRSNLADLRAMAPLPARHKLHLFLAYTKGTAIDVPDPYYEGPEGFETVYSMLFEGCSSLAGTLRERS; from the coding sequence ATGAAGCCTGTCAGAATTCTCTTCGTCTGTCTCGGCAATATCTGCCGCTCACCCCTCGCTGAGGGTATTCTTAGGCATGTGGCAGGGGATATTCCGGTGGATGTCGATTCGGCCGGGACGGGCGGGTGGCATATTGGCAATCCGCCGGATCGCCGCTCGATCGCCGTCGCGCTGAAGCATGGGATCGATATCGCCTCAGAGCGGTGCCGCAAGGTTCATCCGGGCGATTTCGACGCCTTCGATCTGATCTTTGCGATGGACCGCAGCAATCTTGCCGATCTGCGCGCGATGGCTCCACTGCCGGCGCGCCACAAGCTGCACCTGTTTCTCGCCTATACGAAGGGGACCGCAATCGATGTGCCCGACCCCTATTATGAGGGGCCGGAAGGGTTCGAGACAGTCTACAGCATGCTCTTTGAGGGGTGCAGCTCGCTGGCCGGCACGCTCAGGGAGCGCTCGTAG
- a CDS encoding ABC transporter ATP-binding protein, which translates to MAKTMIDLKNADLTLGQAAASVHVLKGMQLTIDAGESVGIVGPSGSGKSTLLMVLAGLERLDSGEIIIDGTPLHNLSEDRVAEFRGRNIGIVFQSFHLIPNMTALENVAVPLELANVRDAFEIARQELISVGLGERLSHYPGQLSGGEQQRVAIARALAPSPKLLIADEPTGNLDGETGKQVADLIFSKQAERDMTLVLVTHDASLAARCSRQVRVRSGEIVSGSGHEQPAATPLSKAVSA; encoded by the coding sequence TTGGCAAAAACCATGATCGACCTGAAAAATGCGGATCTGACCCTCGGCCAGGCCGCTGCGTCCGTTCATGTGCTCAAGGGAATGCAGCTTACGATCGATGCCGGCGAATCCGTCGGGATCGTCGGTCCGTCCGGATCGGGCAAATCGACGCTGCTGATGGTTTTGGCAGGGCTGGAGCGCCTGGATAGCGGCGAGATCATCATTGACGGCACGCCGCTGCATAATTTGAGCGAAGACCGGGTGGCGGAATTTCGCGGCCGCAATATCGGCATCGTCTTCCAGTCCTTCCATCTGATCCCCAACATGACGGCGTTGGAAAATGTCGCCGTGCCGCTCGAGCTTGCCAATGTCCGCGATGCTTTCGAGATCGCGCGGCAGGAGTTGATCTCCGTTGGTCTTGGCGAGCGGCTGTCGCATTATCCCGGCCAGCTGTCGGGCGGCGAGCAGCAGCGCGTTGCCATCGCCCGGGCGCTGGCGCCGTCGCCCAAGCTTCTGATCGCCGACGAACCGACCGGCAATCTCGATGGCGAAACCGGCAAGCAGGTTGCCGACTTGATCTTTTCCAAACAGGCCGAGCGCGACATGACATTGGTTCTGGTGACCCATGACGCGTCGCTCGCCGCCCGCTGCTCGCGCCAAGTGCGCGTCCGCTCTGGCGAGATCGTCTCCGGGTCGGGGCATGAACAACCCGCTGCCACGCCGCTGTCCAAGGCCGTGTCCGCATGA
- the rlmN gene encoding 23S rRNA (adenine(2503)-C(2))-methyltransferase RlmN → MAATEALDLDRPVKAAVRTAIAAEKPTLIGLSREDMGKALADVGVPAKQVKMRSSQLWNWLYVRGVSDFDHMTNVSKDMRELLKKHFTIARPEIVEEQISTDGTRKWLLRFPPRGAGRPVEIETVYIPEEGRGTLCVSSQVGCTLTCSFCHTGTQKLVRNLTAEEILSQLLLARDRLGDFPDRDTPVGTVVPNEGRKVTNMVMMGMGEPLYNFENVKTALLIATDGDGLSLSKRRVTLSTSGIVPEIFRTGEEIGVMLAISLHAVKDDLRDMLVPINKKYPLKDLLDACRKYPGLSNARRITFEYVMLEGVNDTLEDAKELVRLLKGIPAKINLIPFNPWPGTNYQCSKWEQIEKFADFINAAGYASPIRTPRGRDILAACGQLKSDSERMRKVDRMAFEAMMIANHGED, encoded by the coding sequence ATGGCCGCGACTGAAGCACTCGATCTGGACCGTCCCGTCAAGGCAGCTGTCCGCACGGCAATCGCAGCCGAAAAGCCGACGCTGATCGGTCTTTCGCGCGAAGACATGGGCAAGGCGCTCGCCGATGTCGGCGTTCCCGCAAAGCAGGTCAAGATGCGCTCCAGCCAGCTCTGGAACTGGCTCTATGTGCGCGGCGTTTCCGATTTCGACCACATGACCAATGTGTCGAAGGACATGCGCGAGCTTCTGAAGAAGCATTTCACCATCGCCCGGCCTGAAATCGTCGAGGAGCAGATCTCCACCGACGGTACCCGCAAATGGCTCCTACGCTTTCCGCCGCGCGGTGCCGGCCGTCCCGTCGAGATTGAAACGGTCTATATCCCCGAGGAAGGCCGCGGCACGCTGTGCGTTTCCAGCCAGGTCGGTTGCACGCTGACCTGTTCCTTCTGTCATACCGGCACCCAGAAGCTGGTGCGCAATCTGACGGCCGAGGAAATCCTTTCGCAGCTGCTGCTTGCCCGCGACCGGCTCGGCGATTTCCCGGACCGCGACACGCCGGTCGGCACCGTCGTCCCCAATGAGGGCCGCAAGGTCACCAATATGGTGATGATGGGCATGGGCGAGCCGCTCTACAATTTCGAAAACGTCAAGACTGCACTGCTGATCGCGACCGATGGCGACGGCCTGTCGCTGTCGAAGCGCCGCGTCACGCTATCGACCTCTGGCATCGTTCCGGAAATCTTTCGCACCGGCGAGGAAATCGGCGTCATGCTGGCGATCTCGCTGCATGCGGTGAAGGACGACCTGCGCGATATGCTGGTGCCGATCAACAAGAAGTATCCGCTGAAGGACTTGCTTGACGCCTGCCGGAAATATCCGGGCCTGTCGAATGCCCGCCGCATCACCTTCGAATATGTCATGCTCGAAGGCGTCAACGACACGCTGGAAGATGCCAAGGAACTGGTGCGCCTGCTGAAGGGCATTCCGGCGAAGATCAACCTGATCCCGTTCAATCCCTGGCCGGGCACGAACTACCAGTGTTCGAAATGGGAGCAGATCGAGAAATTTGCCGATTTCATCAATGCGGCCGGCTATGCCTCGCCGATCCGCACACCGCGCGGCCGCGACATTCTCGCCGCCTGCGGCCAGCTGAAATCCGATTCCGAGCGCATGCGCAAGGTCGACCGCATGGCGTTCGAGGCGATGATGATTGCCAATCACGGTGAGGATTGA
- a CDS encoding arylesterase codes for MRIKGFCTFLLAITAIVMMPVISRAEPLSLVGFGDSLMAGYQLPAADAFPARLEKALREKGHDVTIANAGVSGDTTSGGLARIDWSVPDGTKGVILELGANDALRGIAPEESRKNLIAMIEKLKSRGIAVLLVGMMAPPNMGADYAARFNPVYPELAKTYGLELYPFFLDGVVEDAKLKIEDGMHPNGDGVGVMVERFLPSAERFLQSLATGG; via the coding sequence ATGCGAATAAAAGGTTTCTGTACATTTTTGTTGGCGATCACGGCGATTGTGATGATGCCCGTGATCAGCCGTGCCGAGCCGCTCAGCCTGGTCGGTTTCGGCGATAGCCTGATGGCCGGCTACCAATTGCCAGCGGCAGACGCCTTTCCCGCACGGCTGGAAAAAGCCCTGCGCGAGAAGGGTCACGATGTGACAATCGCCAATGCCGGCGTCTCCGGCGACACCACATCGGGGGGCCTTGCGCGGATCGACTGGTCGGTTCCGGACGGCACCAAGGGCGTCATTCTCGAACTCGGCGCCAATGATGCCCTGCGCGGTATCGCGCCCGAGGAAAGCCGCAAGAACCTGATCGCCATGATCGAGAAACTGAAATCGCGCGGCATCGCCGTGCTTCTCGTCGGCATGATGGCGCCGCCGAACATGGGCGCAGACTATGCCGCCCGGTTCAATCCGGTCTATCCGGAGCTTGCCAAGACTTACGGTCTCGAACTCTATCCGTTCTTCCTCGATGGTGTGGTCGAGGATGCCAAGCTGAAGATCGAGGACGGCATGCACCCGAATGGCGATGGCGTCGGCGTCATGGTCGAACGTTTCCTTCCTTCGGCGGAACGGTTCCTCCAGTCACTCGCGACCGGAGGCTAG
- the thpR gene encoding RNA 2',3'-cyclic phosphodiesterase has translation MPRLFTALEIPRNAAMSLSLLRGGLPGARWIDVENYHITLRFIGDVDNRTADEIVDRLDRIERPEFQLQLTGTGAFGSKKPHSVWAGVSNPPELYALQAEIERICQRLGLPADPRKFTPHVTLGRLRSSRVEDVVNYLSGRGGFYTNPFTVSRFVLLSSRDSVGGGPYVTEEVFPLYERSLSVPASELHPSKSML, from the coding sequence ATGCCGAGACTTTTCACCGCCCTCGAGATACCACGGAATGCCGCAATGAGCCTTTCATTGTTGCGTGGTGGTCTTCCCGGTGCCCGTTGGATCGATGTGGAGAATTACCACATCACTCTTCGCTTCATCGGAGACGTCGACAACCGCACCGCCGACGAGATCGTTGACCGGCTGGACCGGATCGAACGTCCGGAATTCCAGCTGCAACTGACAGGAACCGGCGCTTTCGGATCGAAGAAGCCGCATTCCGTCTGGGCGGGCGTCAGCAACCCGCCGGAACTCTATGCGCTTCAGGCGGAAATCGAACGCATCTGCCAGAGGCTCGGCCTGCCCGCCGATCCCCGCAAATTCACCCCGCATGTGACGCTTGGCCGGCTGCGGTCGTCGCGGGTGGAGGATGTGGTCAACTATCTCTCCGGACGAGGCGGCTTCTACACCAATCCGTTCACCGTCTCTCGCTTCGTGCTGTTGTCATCACGCGATTCAGTCGGCGGCGGCCCCTATGTCACCGAGGAAGTCTTTCCGCTCTACGAGCGCTCCCTGAGCGTGCCGGCCAGCGAGCTGCACCCCTCAAAGAGCATGCTGTAG
- a CDS encoding sigma-70 family RNA polymerase sigma factor — MNVEVRQHFTALAVAVARDRDQTAFSELFDFFAPRLKSFLMRQNAGVTEAEEVVQEVMVILWQKAHLYDPEKSSLSTWLFRIARNRRIDVARRQRNGTLDAHEPLLLPTAPPAPDQLIESEDREQIVRTALAKLPVEQVTLIRMAFFFGQSHSEISAATGLPLGTVKSRIRLAFGKLRAMLEEGGIDSAY; from the coding sequence ATGAATGTTGAAGTGAGACAGCATTTTACCGCCCTTGCCGTGGCCGTCGCACGCGATCGTGATCAGACCGCCTTTTCGGAGCTCTTCGACTTTTTCGCGCCACGGCTGAAATCCTTCCTGATGCGGCAGAATGCCGGCGTCACGGAAGCGGAAGAGGTTGTGCAGGAAGTGATGGTTATCCTGTGGCAAAAGGCGCATCTCTACGATCCGGAAAAGTCCTCGCTTTCGACATGGCTGTTCCGCATTGCCCGCAACCGGCGCATCGACGTTGCCCGCCGCCAGCGTAACGGCACGCTGGATGCGCACGAACCGCTGCTGCTGCCCACCGCACCGCCCGCGCCGGATCAGTTGATCGAAAGCGAAGATCGCGAACAGATCGTCCGCACGGCGCTGGCAAAGCTGCCCGTCGAGCAGGTGACCCTGATCAGGATGGCGTTTTTCTTTGGCCAATCGCATTCGGAGATTTCGGCAGCCACCGGCCTGCCGCTGGGGACCGTCAAGTCACGCATCCGCCTTGCGTTCGGCAAGTTGCGGGCCATGCTCGAAGAGGGCGGGATCGATAGCGCCTATTGA
- a CDS encoding GNAT family N-acetyltransferase has product MSFTLRDATSSDIPAITDIYRESVLNGVASYEMTPPDEAEMAARFSLITGNGYPYIAAVDAGGLLLGYAYASAFRTRTAYRFLVEDSIYLAPEARGQGVGKALLAELIRRCTQLGFRQMVAVIGAAHPASVAVHRAAGFEHGGLMRGTGFKHGRWLDTIIMQLPLGEGLTSDPEPGLYPDTLYRS; this is encoded by the coding sequence ATGTCCTTCACCCTGCGCGACGCGACCTCATCCGACATCCCGGCCATAACTGATATCTACCGCGAATCGGTGCTGAACGGGGTGGCATCCTACGAAATGACGCCGCCGGACGAAGCCGAAATGGCCGCGCGCTTTTCTCTCATCACCGGCAATGGCTATCCTTACATCGCTGCTGTCGATGCGGGTGGTCTGCTGCTGGGCTATGCCTATGCTTCGGCATTCCGCACCCGCACCGCCTACCGTTTCCTGGTCGAGGATTCGATCTATCTGGCGCCGGAGGCGCGCGGGCAGGGTGTGGGCAAGGCGCTGCTTGCAGAACTCATCCGGCGCTGCACGCAACTCGGTTTCCGCCAGATGGTCGCCGTTATAGGCGCAGCGCATCCGGCCTCCGTCGCGGTTCACCGTGCTGCGGGGTTCGAGCATGGCGGGCTGATGAGGGGCACGGGCTTCAAGCATGGCCGCTGGCTCGATACGATCATCATGCAATTGCCGCTCGGCGAAGGCCTGACGAGCGATCCGGAGCCCGGCCTTTATCCCGATACGCTCTATCGCAGCTGA
- a CDS encoding 4a-hydroxytetrahydrobiopterin dehydratase encodes MKQEKLTKEAVAENLSSMDGWVLAEDGASIWKAFRFKSFIEAFGFMTESAINAEKLNHHPEWFNVYNKVDVTLTTHDSKGLTELDFKLAAKMDKAAAGRMPEHLK; translated from the coding sequence ATGAAACAGGAAAAGCTCACCAAGGAGGCCGTTGCCGAAAACCTGTCTTCCATGGACGGCTGGGTGCTTGCCGAGGACGGCGCGTCGATCTGGAAAGCCTTTCGTTTCAAGAGCTTCATTGAAGCTTTCGGTTTCATGACCGAAAGTGCGATCAATGCGGAAAAACTCAACCATCACCCGGAATGGTTCAATGTCTACAATAAAGTCGATGTGACGCTTACAACTCATGATTCGAAAGGGCTAACCGAACTAGACTTCAAGCTCGCCGCGAAGATGGACAAGGCGGCGGCGGGCCGCATGCCCGAGCATCTGAAATAG
- a CDS encoding Bax inhibitor-1/YccA family protein — protein sequence MADLRNYQTRMSPAGAQAGAVIDEGLRTYMLKVYNLMALGLAITGIAAFAAFQFAFADGQLTAFGQAIYVSPLKWVVMLAPLALVFYMSFRINSMSVSAAQTTFWVYAGLMGLSLSSIFLIYTGQSITQTFFVTAASFGALSLYGYTTKRSLSGMGSFLMMGLFGLIIASIVNIFLASSALDFAISAIGVLIFAGLTAYDTQKIKEMYFEEEGAEATGRKAIMGALTLYLDFINLFLFMLRFLGNKE from the coding sequence ATGGCTGATCTTAGAAACTACCAAACCCGAATGTCGCCTGCCGGCGCACAGGCGGGGGCCGTAATCGACGAAGGTCTGCGCACCTATATGCTCAAGGTGTACAACCTGATGGCCCTCGGTCTGGCGATCACCGGTATCGCGGCCTTTGCTGCGTTCCAGTTCGCTTTTGCAGACGGACAGCTGACAGCTTTCGGTCAGGCGATCTATGTGAGCCCGCTGAAGTGGGTTGTCATGCTCGCGCCGCTGGCTCTGGTGTTCTACATGAGCTTCCGCATCAACTCGATGAGCGTATCCGCCGCGCAGACGACCTTCTGGGTCTATGCCGGTCTGATGGGTCTCTCGCTGTCGTCGATCTTCCTGATCTACACCGGCCAGAGCATCACCCAGACGTTCTTTGTCACGGCCGCTTCGTTCGGTGCCCTGTCGCTGTACGGCTACACCACCAAGCGTAGCCTGTCGGGCATGGGCTCGTTCCTGATGATGGGCCTGTTCGGCCTGATCATTGCCTCGATCGTCAATATCTTCCTCGCCTCTTCGGCGCTTGATTTTGCGATCTCGGCCATCGGTGTTCTGATCTTCGCAGGCCTCACCGCCTACGATACCCAGAAGATCAAGGAAATGTATTTCGAAGAAGAAGGCGCTGAAGCCACTGGCCGCAAGGCCATCATGGGCGCGCTGACCCTCTATCTCGACTTCATCAACCTGTTCTTGTTCATGCTGCGTTTCCTTGGAAACAAAGAATAG
- a CDS encoding ABC transporter permease — MRAAISGRFRLGLALRLALREMRGGLRGFYIFLACVALGTAAIAGVNSLSQSITGSIASQGRELLAGDIRFELNNRVATDEEKTFIDSLGTVAVSSGLRSMARLPDGSNQALVELKAVDAAYPLYGTLESEPAVPLAQALAENNGVYDALAAPLLLERLGLKTGDEILLGTARIRVAGTIVREPDALSDGFGFAPRLMISKQALDASGLVQTGSLVEHTYKVKVADSTSVPALRRQAEEKFPQAGWSIRTSQNAAPALTANITRFSQFLTLVGLTALIVGGVGVANAVRAYLDSKRGVIATFKCVGAPASMVTTIYLIQILLIAFIGIGIGLVLGALIPFIAAQFLAGVLPVSTAFQLYPGALGLAAVFGLLTSLAFAILPLGHAREVPATALFREQGFERARLPSWPYLVAAAICLGALAGLAIFTAYDRTISLTFLGAIAFSFVVLRGVAILVAALARRAPRVSSPALRLAIGNIHRPGALTPSVVLSLGLGLALLVTLALIDGNLRRELTGNLPERAPNFFFVDIQGAEVEGFRNLLQTSLPEGKVIEVPMLRGRILAFNGEDVTKMNVPPAGQWVLRGDRGITYAKNRPENSTLTEGDWWAPDYTGEPLVSFSSEEAGELGLKIGDTVTVSVLGRSLTAKIANFRKVEWESLSINFVMVFSPNTFAGAPHAWLATVIDPGATAAEEAATLKAVTNTYPTITSVRVKDALDIINVLVGQLATAIRAAAAVALVASILVLAGALAAGNRARTHDAVVLKTLGATRSTLIRAFCYEYAMLGLSTAIFALFAGGVAAWFVVSNIMKLPSSFLPDVALVTMAVALIVTVGFGLAGTWRVLGQKAAPVLREL, encoded by the coding sequence ATGAGGGCCGCTATATCCGGTCGTTTCCGTCTTGGTCTGGCCCTCCGTCTGGCGCTGCGCGAAATGCGCGGCGGCCTTCGGGGTTTTTACATTTTCCTCGCTTGCGTGGCGCTGGGAACGGCCGCCATTGCCGGGGTCAATTCCCTATCGCAGTCGATCACCGGCTCGATCGCCAGCCAGGGCCGCGAGCTTCTGGCCGGCGATATCCGCTTCGAGCTCAACAACCGTGTCGCCACCGACGAGGAAAAAACGTTTATCGACAGCCTCGGCACGGTCGCCGTCTCATCCGGCCTGCGCTCGATGGCCCGGCTGCCGGATGGCTCAAACCAGGCTTTGGTGGAGCTGAAAGCGGTCGATGCTGCCTATCCGCTTTACGGAACCTTGGAAAGCGAACCGGCGGTGCCGCTGGCCCAGGCGCTGGCTGAAAACAATGGTGTCTACGACGCGCTGGCCGCGCCGCTTTTGCTGGAGCGGCTTGGGCTTAAGACCGGCGATGAAATTCTGCTCGGAACCGCCCGCATTCGCGTCGCCGGCACGATCGTGCGCGAGCCCGATGCGCTGTCCGACGGCTTTGGTTTTGCGCCGCGCCTGATGATCTCGAAACAGGCGCTCGACGCGTCGGGACTGGTGCAGACGGGAAGCCTGGTGGAGCATACCTACAAGGTCAAGGTCGCAGATAGCACCAGTGTGCCCGCCTTGCGCAGGCAGGCGGAGGAAAAGTTTCCGCAGGCCGGTTGGTCCATTCGCACCAGCCAGAATGCCGCTCCGGCGCTGACGGCCAATATCACCCGCTTTTCGCAGTTCCTCACACTGGTCGGCCTGACGGCGCTGATCGTCGGCGGTGTGGGCGTCGCCAATGCGGTGCGCGCCTATCTCGATTCCAAGCGCGGCGTCATAGCCACCTTCAAGTGCGTCGGCGCACCTGCTTCGATGGTCACCACGATCTATCTCATCCAGATCCTGTTGATCGCCTTCATCGGCATCGGCATCGGCCTTGTGCTCGGCGCGCTCATTCCGTTTATTGCAGCGCAGTTTCTGGCGGGCGTCCTGCCGGTTTCGACGGCGTTCCAGCTCTATCCGGGTGCGCTTGGCCTTGCTGCGGTGTTCGGCCTGTTGACGTCGCTTGCCTTTGCCATCCTGCCGCTCGGCCATGCCCGCGAAGTGCCGGCAACCGCGCTGTTTCGCGAGCAGGGGTTCGAGCGGGCCCGGCTGCCGTCCTGGCCCTATCTCGTGGCGGCGGCGATCTGCCTTGGCGCGCTTGCCGGTCTTGCGATCTTCACGGCCTATGACCGGACGATTTCGCTGACCTTCCTCGGGGCCATCGCCTTTTCATTCGTCGTGTTGCGCGGTGTCGCCATTCTGGTGGCGGCGCTTGCCCGCCGTGCGCCGCGCGTCAGTTCGCCGGCGCTCCGGCTGGCCATCGGCAATATCCATCGGCCCGGCGCGCTCACCCCCTCGGTCGTCCTGTCGCTCGGCCTCGGCCTGGCGCTTCTGGTCACCCTGGCGCTGATCGACGGCAACCTGCGCCGCGAGCTGACCGGCAACCTGCCGGAACGGGCGCCGAATTTCTTCTTCGTCGATATTCAGGGCGCCGAGGTCGAGGGGTTCCGCAATCTTCTGCAGACAAGCCTGCCGGAGGGCAAGGTCATCGAAGTGCCGATGCTGCGCGGCCGTATCCTCGCCTTCAACGGTGAGGACGTCACCAAGATGAATGTGCCGCCTGCCGGTCAATGGGTGCTGCGCGGCGACCGCGGCATCACCTATGCCAAGAACCGGCCGGAAAATTCGACTTTGACCGAAGGCGACTGGTGGGCACCGGACTATACCGGCGAACCGTTGGTGTCGTTCTCATCCGAAGAGGCTGGCGAACTTGGCCTGAAGATCGGCGATACCGTGACCGTCAGCGTGCTCGGCCGCAGCCTGACGGCCAAGATCGCCAATTTCCGCAAGGTCGAGTGGGAATCCCTGTCGATCAATTTCGTCATGGTGTTCTCGCCCAATACCTTTGCCGGCGCGCCGCATGCCTGGCTTGCCACGGTGATCGATCCGGGTGCGACGGCTGCAGAGGAGGCGGCGACGCTGAAGGCCGTCACCAATACCTATCCGACCATCACCAGTGTCCGGGTCAAGGATGCGCTCGATATCATCAATGTGCTGGTCGGCCAGCTGGCGACAGCGATCCGTGCCGCAGCCGCCGTGGCGCTGGTTGCCTCCATCCTGGTGCTTGCCGGAGCGCTCGCGGCGGGCAACCGGGCCCGCACCCATGATGCCGTGGTCTTGAAGACGCTGGGCGCTACACGCTCGACGCTGATCCGCGCCTTCTGCTACGAATACGCCATGCTTGGACTGTCGACGGCGATTTTCGCGCTGTTTGCCGGCGGGGTTGCGGCCTGGTTCGTGGTCAGTAACATCATGAAGCTGCCGTCCTCCTTCCTGCCCGATGTGGCGCTTGTCACCATGGCCGTTGCGCTGATCGTCACGGTGGGTTTCGGTCTGGCCGGCACCTGGCGAGTGCTTGGGCAGAAGGCTGCACCCGTCCTGCGCGAGCTGTGA
- a CDS encoding ABC transporter substrate-binding protein — protein MRSLLIALAATAALTLPARAEDVTVAVTAIVEHPALDAVRDGVKETLAAAGYKEGENLKFLYESAQGNPATAAQIARQFAGEAPNVIVPISTPSAQAVVSSTRDIPVVFTAVSDPLGAQLIKDMDKPGGNVTGLSDLSPVAEHVALIKEILPNVKSIGYLYNSGEANSVSLLAVLKTEAEKAGLTVVESAATKSAEVQGAARALVGRADVIYIPTDNTIISALEGAVAVAVEAKLPLFTADTDSVSRGAVAALGFNYHDVGKQTGDIVVRILKGENPGDIAVKVAAGTDLVINKGSAAKMGVTFPQSVLDRATRVVE, from the coding sequence ATGCGTTCGCTTCTCATCGCCCTGGCGGCAACTGCCGCCCTTACCCTGCCCGCCCGTGCGGAAGATGTCACGGTTGCGGTTACCGCGATCGTCGAGCATCCGGCGCTCGATGCCGTGCGTGACGGGGTCAAGGAAACCCTCGCCGCTGCCGGCTACAAGGAAGGCGAGAACCTCAAGTTCCTCTACGAATCCGCGCAGGGCAACCCGGCAACCGCAGCCCAGATCGCCCGCCAGTTTGCCGGTGAGGCACCGAATGTGATCGTGCCGATCTCGACCCCATCGGCCCAGGCCGTCGTCTCCTCGACGCGCGACATCCCGGTCGTCTTCACCGCCGTGTCCGACCCGCTCGGCGCGCAGCTGATCAAGGACATGGACAAGCCCGGCGGCAACGTCACCGGCCTGTCCGACCTGTCGCCAGTTGCCGAACATGTGGCGCTGATCAAGGAAATCCTGCCGAACGTGAAGTCGATCGGCTATCTCTACAATTCCGGCGAGGCAAACTCCGTATCGCTGCTCGCCGTTTTGAAGACTGAAGCCGAAAAGGCCGGCCTGACGGTGGTTGAATCGGCTGCGACCAAGTCGGCCGAAGTCCAGGGTGCTGCCCGCGCACTGGTCGGCCGTGCCGACGTCATTTACATCCCCACCGACAACACGATCATTTCGGCGCTCGAAGGTGCTGTAGCCGTGGCCGTCGAAGCCAAGCTGCCGCTGTTCACCGCCGATACCGATTCCGTATCGCGCGGCGCCGTGGCCGCCCTCGGCTTCAACTATCACGATGTCGGTAAGCAGACCGGCGATATCGTCGTTCGCATCCTGAAGGGTGAAAACCCCGGCGATATCGCCGTCAAGGTTGCCGCCGGCACCGACCTAGTCATCAACAAGGGTTCAGCTGCCAAGATGGGCGTGACCTTCCCGCAAAGCGTTCTTGACCGCGCCACCCGCGTTGTCGAATAA
- a CDS encoding YkvA family protein encodes MDNIKIGEILLPGEESEQEAKARKVKRRFWPTLKRAMRQIPFSRDVVAAYYCAMDPATPLRTRGILLGALAYFVMPFDVIPDVLAVVGFSDDIAVLTAAFAAISGQIKEKHYIEADETLKDKLPG; translated from the coding sequence ATGGATAACATCAAGATCGGCGAGATTTTGCTGCCTGGCGAGGAAAGCGAGCAGGAAGCGAAAGCCCGCAAGGTGAAGCGCCGTTTCTGGCCGACCCTGAAACGGGCGATGCGGCAGATCCCGTTCAGCCGCGACGTGGTTGCCGCCTACTATTGCGCAATGGATCCGGCGACGCCGCTGCGCACACGCGGCATCCTTTTGGGCGCCCTTGCCTATTTCGTCATGCCGTTCGATGTCATTCCCGACGTCCTGGCCGTCGTCGGCTTTTCCGACGATATCGCCGTTTTGACGGCGGCCTTTGCCGCGATCAGCGGCCAGATCAAGGAAAAGCATTATATCGAGGCCGACGAGACGCTGAAGGACAAGCTTCCGGGCTGA